A window of Streptomyces sp. SAI-127 contains these coding sequences:
- a CDS encoding DUF3311 domain-containing protein, translating into MSDAPEVRPPVVTPARVVIALCLVAPFVAMLWVGSYAKVDPTFIGIPFFYWYQMLWVLISTALTMTAYKLWQRDQRARHGGTK; encoded by the coding sequence ATGTCGGACGCACCTGAAGTGAGACCGCCGGTGGTGACACCGGCAAGGGTGGTCATAGCCCTTTGCCTCGTCGCCCCGTTCGTGGCGATGCTGTGGGTCGGCTCGTACGCCAAGGTCGACCCCACGTTCATCGGCATCCCGTTCTTCTACTGGTACCAGATGCTGTGGGTGCTGATCTCCACGGCGCTGACGATGACCGCGTACAAGCTGTGGCAGCGTGACCAGCGTGCCCGCCACGGAGGTACCAAGTGA
- a CDS encoding sodium:solute symporter family protein encodes MNDGVNGVALAVFIIFFVAVTVMGFLAARWRKAENEHSLDEWGLGGRSFGTWVTWFLLGGDLYTAYTFVAVPAAIYAAGAAGFFAVPYTILVYPLIFTFLPRLWSVSHKHGYVTTSDFVRGRFGSKGLSLAVAVTGILATMPYIALQLVGIQAVLDVMGVGGGENTNWFVKDLPLLIAFGVLAAYTYSSGLRAPALIAFVKDTLIYIVIAVAIIYIPIKLGGFDDVFGAASEKYTAAKAGGLVPLEAGQWTYATLALGSALALFMYPHSITATLSSRSREVIRRNTTILPLYSLMLGLLALLGFMAIAAGVKVTNPQLAIPQLFEDMFPSWFAGVAFAAIGIGALVPAAIMSIAAANLFTRNIYKDFIKPDATPAQETKVSKLVSLLVKVGALVFVLTMDKTVAINFQLLGGIWILQTFPALVGGLFTRWFHRWALLAGWAVGMIYGTVAAYGVASPTQKHFGGSAKEIPGIGEIGYIGLTAFVLNVVVTVVLTFVLKAANVPDGVDETSPEDYTADAGDPGVEVELPPATAGTAH; translated from the coding sequence GTGAACGACGGCGTCAACGGCGTGGCACTCGCCGTCTTCATCATCTTCTTCGTGGCCGTCACGGTCATGGGCTTCCTGGCCGCGCGCTGGCGCAAGGCCGAGAACGAGCACAGCCTCGACGAATGGGGCCTGGGCGGGCGGTCGTTCGGCACCTGGGTCACCTGGTTCCTGCTCGGCGGCGACCTCTACACGGCGTACACGTTCGTCGCGGTCCCCGCGGCGATCTACGCTGCGGGCGCGGCCGGCTTCTTCGCGGTGCCGTACACCATCCTGGTGTACCCGCTGATCTTCACGTTCCTGCCCCGCCTGTGGTCGGTCTCCCACAAGCACGGATACGTGACGACCTCGGACTTCGTGCGCGGCCGCTTCGGCTCCAAGGGTCTGTCGCTGGCGGTGGCGGTCACCGGCATCCTCGCGACCATGCCGTACATCGCGCTCCAACTGGTCGGTATCCAGGCGGTCCTCGACGTGATGGGGGTCGGCGGCGGCGAGAACACGAACTGGTTCGTCAAGGACCTCCCGCTGCTGATCGCCTTCGGTGTCCTCGCGGCCTACACGTACTCCTCCGGACTCCGGGCCCCCGCCCTGATCGCGTTCGTGAAGGACACGCTGATCTACATCGTCATCGCGGTGGCGATCATCTACATCCCGATCAAACTGGGCGGGTTCGACGACGTCTTCGGCGCGGCGAGCGAGAAGTACACGGCGGCCAAGGCCGGTGGCCTCGTCCCGCTGGAGGCGGGCCAGTGGACGTACGCCACGCTGGCGCTGGGCTCCGCACTCGCGCTCTTCATGTACCCGCACTCGATCACCGCGACGCTCTCCTCCCGCAGCCGTGAGGTGATCCGCCGCAACACCACGATCCTGCCGCTGTACTCGCTGATGCTGGGCCTGCTCGCGCTGCTCGGCTTCATGGCGATCGCGGCCGGAGTCAAGGTCACCAACCCGCAGTTGGCGATCCCGCAGCTCTTCGAGGACATGTTCCCGTCCTGGTTCGCGGGCGTGGCCTTCGCGGCGATAGGCATCGGCGCGCTGGTCCCGGCGGCCATCATGTCGATCGCGGCCGCGAACCTGTTCACCCGCAACATCTACAAGGACTTCATCAAGCCGGACGCCACGCCCGCGCAGGAGACCAAGGTCTCCAAGCTGGTGTCCCTGCTGGTGAAGGTGGGCGCGCTGGTCTTCGTCCTCACGATGGACAAGACGGTCGCCATCAACTTCCAGCTGCTGGGCGGCATCTGGATCCTCCAGACCTTCCCGGCCCTGGTCGGCGGCCTCTTCACCCGCTGGTTCCACCGCTGGGCCCTGCTCGCCGGCTGGGCGGTCGGCATGATCTACGGCACGGTCGCCGCGTACGGCGTCGCCTCCCCGACCCAGAAGCACTTCGGCGGCTCGGCGAAGGAGATCCCGGGCATCGGCGAGATCGGCTACATCGGCCTGACGGCGTTCGTGCTCAACGTCGTCGTGACGGTGGTCCTGACCTTCGTCCTGAAGGCGGCCAACGTTCCCGACGGCGTGGACGAGACCAGCCCGGAGGACTACACGGCGGACGCGGGCGACCCCGGGGTCGAGGTGGAGCTTCCGCCGGCGACTGCGGGTACGGCCCACTAG
- a CDS encoding GNAT family N-acetyltransferase, protein MDILIRPAVPADYEPLGEITAQAYLQDGLLLFGESDWYLEELKDVAKRASAADVLVATENDDILGGVTFVPSGGPLADLARPGEAEIRMLAVAHAARGRGIGQALVQACVDRASGTATGVVLCTQPTMHTAHHIYERLGFTRAPERDWNPIPGDDFTLLTYQLTL, encoded by the coding sequence ATGGACATCCTGATCCGCCCCGCGGTACCCGCCGACTACGAACCCCTCGGCGAGATCACCGCCCAGGCCTACCTCCAGGACGGCCTTCTCCTGTTCGGTGAGAGCGACTGGTACCTCGAAGAACTCAAGGACGTGGCCAAGAGGGCGTCCGCCGCGGACGTCCTGGTGGCCACGGAGAACGACGACATCCTCGGCGGGGTCACCTTCGTCCCCTCCGGTGGCCCCCTGGCCGACCTCGCCCGCCCCGGAGAAGCAGAGATCCGCATGCTCGCGGTGGCGCACGCGGCCCGGGGCAGAGGCATCGGACAGGCCCTCGTTCAGGCCTGTGTCGACCGCGCGAGCGGCACGGCCACCGGCGTCGTCCTGTGCACCCAGCCCACGATGCACACCGCTCACCACATCTACGAACGCCTCGGCTTCACCCGCGCCCCCGAGCGCGACTGGAACCCGATACCCGGCGACGACTTCACGCTTCTCACTTACCAGTTGACGCTCTGA
- a CDS encoding ribonucleoside-diphosphate reductase subunit alpha: MTIAPAEPASAATTTPVDEDGPGTALLRTLTELTADLPDADPGRVAAATLRGRSARADVTELRELATEAAAGLISEDPAYSRLAARLLTISIAAEAASQGVTSFTGSVAVGHREGLIADRTAEFVRIHAERLDALVDTDADDRFGYFGLRTLHSRYLLRHPLTRKVIETPQHFLLRVASGLAEDDTVRALDEVAALYALMSRLDYLPSSPTLFNSGTRHPQMSSCYLLDSPKDELDSIYDRYHQVANLSKHAGGIGLSYSRIRSRGSLIRGTNGHSNGIVPFLKTLDASVAAVNQGGRRKGAAAVYLETWHSDIEEFLELRDNTGEDARRTHNLNLAHWVPDEFMRRVNADAEWSLFSPADVPELVDLWGEEFDAAYRKAEADGLARKTISARDLYGRMMRTLAQTGNGWMTFKDAANRTANQTATPGHVVHSSNLCTEILEVTDDGETAVCNLGSVNLGAFVTGDGIDWERLDATVRTAVTFLDRVVDINFYPTEQAGRSNAKWRPVGLGAMGLQDVFFKLRLPFDSPEAKELSTRIAERVMLAAYEASADLAERGGPLPAWEKTRTAQGVLHPDHYGVELTWPERWAALRDRIAVTGLRNSLLLAIAPTATIASIAGVYECIEPQVSNLFKRETLSGEFLQVNSYLVAELKQLGVWDARTREALRDANGSVQGFAWIPEDVRALYRTAWEIPQRGLIDMAAARTPFLDQSQSLNLFLETPTIGKLSSMYAYAWKSGLKTTYYLRSRPATRIARAAQATVPVQQPAPEEAVACSLENPESCEACQ; the protein is encoded by the coding sequence GTGACCATCGCGCCAGCCGAACCGGCTTCAGCGGCCACGACCACCCCTGTGGACGAAGACGGTCCCGGAACCGCCCTGTTGCGGACCCTGACCGAGCTGACCGCCGACCTCCCCGACGCCGACCCCGGACGGGTCGCCGCCGCCACGCTCCGCGGCCGGTCCGCCCGGGCGGACGTGACGGAGCTGCGCGAGCTGGCCACCGAGGCGGCGGCCGGCCTCATCTCCGAGGACCCCGCCTACTCGCGGCTGGCCGCCCGGCTGCTGACGATCAGCATCGCCGCGGAGGCCGCCTCGCAGGGCGTCACGTCGTTCACCGGATCGGTCGCCGTCGGACACCGCGAGGGCCTCATCGCCGACCGCACCGCCGAGTTCGTGCGGATCCACGCCGAGCGGCTCGACGCTCTGGTCGACACCGACGCCGACGACCGCTTCGGCTACTTCGGCCTCCGGACCCTCCACAGCCGGTACCTCCTCAGGCACCCGCTCACCCGCAAGGTGATCGAGACGCCCCAGCACTTCCTGCTCCGGGTGGCGTCCGGCCTCGCCGAGGACGACACGGTCAGGGCACTGGACGAAGTCGCCGCGCTCTACGCGCTCATGAGCCGCCTGGACTACCTGCCCTCCTCCCCCACCCTCTTCAACTCCGGCACCCGGCACCCCCAGATGTCGTCCTGCTACCTCCTCGACTCCCCGAAGGACGAGCTCGACTCCATCTACGACCGCTACCACCAGGTCGCCAACCTCTCGAAGCACGCCGGCGGCATCGGTCTGTCGTACTCCCGTATCCGCAGCCGTGGTTCGCTGATCCGCGGCACCAACGGACACTCCAACGGCATCGTCCCGTTCCTGAAGACGCTCGACGCCTCGGTCGCCGCCGTGAACCAGGGAGGCCGGCGCAAGGGCGCGGCCGCGGTCTACCTGGAGACCTGGCACTCCGACATCGAGGAGTTCCTGGAGCTCAGGGACAACACCGGTGAGGACGCCCGCCGTACGCACAACCTGAACCTCGCGCACTGGGTTCCGGACGAGTTCATGCGCCGGGTGAACGCGGACGCCGAGTGGTCCCTCTTCTCCCCCGCCGACGTGCCCGAGCTGGTCGACCTGTGGGGCGAGGAGTTCGACGCCGCGTACCGGAAGGCCGAGGCGGACGGGCTCGCCCGCAAGACCATCTCCGCCCGTGACCTCTACGGCCGCATGATGCGCACCCTCGCGCAGACCGGCAACGGCTGGATGACCTTCAAGGACGCCGCCAACCGCACGGCCAACCAGACGGCCACCCCGGGCCATGTCGTCCACTCCTCCAACCTCTGCACGGAGATCCTGGAGGTCACGGACGACGGGGAGACGGCGGTGTGCAACCTGGGGTCCGTGAACCTGGGCGCGTTCGTCACCGGCGACGGCATCGACTGGGAGCGGCTGGACGCCACCGTCCGCACCGCCGTGACCTTCCTCGACCGGGTCGTCGACATCAACTTCTACCCGACCGAGCAGGCCGGACGGTCCAACGCCAAGTGGCGCCCGGTCGGCCTAGGCGCGATGGGCCTCCAGGACGTCTTCTTCAAGCTGCGGCTCCCCTTCGACTCCCCCGAGGCGAAGGAACTCTCCACCCGGATCGCCGAGCGCGTCATGCTCGCCGCCTACGAGGCCTCCGCCGACCTCGCCGAGCGCGGCGGCCCGCTGCCGGCCTGGGAGAAGACCCGTACCGCCCAGGGCGTCCTGCACCCCGACCACTACGGCGTCGAACTCACCTGGCCCGAGCGGTGGGCGGCCCTGCGCGACCGTATCGCCGTCACCGGACTGCGCAACTCCCTGCTCCTCGCCATCGCGCCCACCGCCACCATCGCGTCGATCGCCGGTGTGTACGAGTGCATCGAGCCGCAGGTCTCCAACCTGTTCAAGCGCGAGACGCTGTCCGGGGAGTTCCTCCAGGTCAACTCGTACCTGGTGGCCGAGTTGAAGCAGCTCGGTGTCTGGGACGCCCGCACCCGTGAGGCGCTGCGCGACGCGAACGGCTCGGTGCAGGGCTTCGCGTGGATCCCCGAGGACGTACGGGCGCTGTACCGCACGGCGTGGGAGATCCCGCAGCGCGGTCTGATCGACATGGCCGCGGCGCGGACCCCGTTCCTCGACCAGTCCCAGTCCCTGAACCTGTTCCTGGAGACGCCGACCATCGGCAAGCTCTCCTCGATGTACGCGTACGCCTGGAAGTCCGGGCTGAAGACGACGTACTACCTGCGCTCGCGCCCGGCGACCCGTATCGCCCGTGCCGCACAGGCGACGGTCCCCGTACAGCAGCCGGCCCCCGAAGAAGCGGTCGCCTGCTCCCTTGAGAACCCCGAGTCCTGCGAGGCCTGCCAGTAA
- a CDS encoding ribonucleotide-diphosphate reductase subunit beta — translation MTAQNLLDPGFELTLRPMRYPDFYERYRDAIKNTWTVEEVDLHSDVSDLAKLSPTEQHLIGRLVAFFATGDSIVANNLVLTLYKHINSPEARLYLSRQLFEEAVHVQFYLTLLDTYLPDPEDRAAAFDAVESIPSIREKAEFCFRWINEVEKLDSLQTQSDRRRFLLNLICFAACIEGLFFYGAFAYVYWFRSRGLLHGLATGTNWVFRDETMHMSFAFDVVDTVRKEEPELFDDRLRQQVTDMLAEAVEAELQFARDLCGDGLPGMNTESMRQYLECVADQRLTRLGFAPVYGSENPFSFMELQGVQELTNFFERRPSAYQVAVEGTVDLDEDF, via the coding sequence ATGACTGCCCAGAACCTGCTCGACCCCGGCTTCGAGCTGACTCTGCGCCCCATGCGCTACCCCGACTTCTACGAGCGCTACCGGGATGCCATCAAGAACACCTGGACCGTCGAGGAGGTCGACCTCCACTCGGACGTCTCCGACCTGGCGAAGCTCAGCCCCACCGAACAGCACCTCATCGGCCGCCTGGTGGCCTTCTTCGCGACGGGCGACTCGATCGTCGCGAACAACCTGGTGCTGACGCTGTACAAGCACATCAACTCCCCCGAGGCGCGGCTCTATCTGAGCCGCCAGCTCTTCGAGGAGGCCGTCCACGTCCAGTTCTACTTGACGCTCCTCGACACCTACCTCCCCGACCCGGAGGACCGGGCCGCGGCCTTCGACGCCGTCGAGAGCATCCCCTCGATCCGCGAGAAGGCGGAGTTCTGCTTCAGGTGGATCAACGAGGTCGAGAAGCTGGACAGTCTGCAGACCCAGTCCGACCGCCGCCGCTTCCTTCTCAACCTGATCTGCTTCGCCGCGTGCATCGAGGGCCTGTTCTTCTACGGCGCCTTCGCGTACGTCTACTGGTTCCGCAGCCGGGGCCTGCTGCACGGTCTCGCCACCGGCACCAACTGGGTGTTCCGCGACGAGACCATGCACATGTCCTTCGCCTTCGACGTGGTCGACACCGTCCGCAAGGAGGAGCCGGAGCTGTTCGACGACCGGCTCCGGCAGCAGGTGACCGACATGCTGGCGGAGGCCGTCGAGGCGGAGCTGCAGTTCGCGCGCGACCTGTGCGGCGACGGGCTGCCGGGCATGAACACCGAGTCGATGCGGCAGTACCTGGAGTGCGTCGCCGACCAGCGCCTGACGCGCCTCGGCTTCGCCCCGGTGTACGGCTCGGAGAACCCGTTCTCCTTCATGGAGCTCCAGGGCGTCCAGGAGCTGACCAACTTCTTCGAGCGGCGTCCGTCCGCGTATCAGGTGGCGGTGGAGGGCACGGTCGACCTGGACGAGGACTTCTGA